One Mycolicibacterium pulveris genomic region harbors:
- a CDS encoding LLM class F420-dependent oxidoreductase has protein sequence MTRFGYTLLTEQSGPKELVHYAVSAERAGFDFEVSSDHYFPWLASQGHAPYAWSVLGAVAHATERVELFTYVTCPTMRYHPAIVAQKAATLQLLADGRFTLGLGTGENLNEHVVGQRWPTVARRQEMLREAIQIIRELFTGELVDWKGEYFEVDSARLWDLPDIPVAIAAAVSGERSVETFAPLADHLIAVEPNKDLVGAWHEARRATGLPGDVRVVGQIPICWDPDRDAAVRRAHDQFRWFGGGWAVNSDLPTTAGFDGATQFVRPEDVAESIPCGPDLDAIVDAVSKYWQAGFTDIAMVQIGDENQDLFLKEAAGPLLEKVRSASG, from the coding sequence ATGACGCGGTTCGGATACACCCTGTTGACAGAACAAAGCGGCCCCAAAGAGCTTGTCCACTACGCCGTTTCGGCAGAACGCGCCGGCTTCGACTTCGAAGTGAGCTCCGACCACTACTTTCCGTGGCTGGCCTCGCAAGGCCACGCGCCCTACGCCTGGTCGGTGCTCGGTGCCGTCGCCCACGCCACCGAGCGGGTCGAGCTGTTCACCTACGTCACCTGCCCCACCATGCGCTACCACCCGGCGATCGTCGCGCAGAAGGCCGCCACGCTGCAGCTTCTCGCCGACGGGCGGTTCACCCTCGGCCTCGGCACCGGCGAGAACCTCAACGAGCACGTGGTCGGCCAACGCTGGCCGACGGTGGCCCGACGCCAGGAGATGCTGCGCGAAGCCATTCAGATCATCCGTGAGCTGTTCACCGGTGAACTGGTCGACTGGAAGGGCGAGTACTTCGAGGTCGACTCCGCCCGGCTGTGGGATCTGCCGGACATCCCGGTGGCCATCGCCGCCGCCGTCTCCGGTGAACGGTCGGTGGAGACGTTCGCGCCGCTGGCCGACCATCTGATCGCCGTCGAACCGAACAAGGACCTCGTCGGCGCTTGGCACGAGGCGCGCCGCGCCACCGGGCTGCCCGGCGATGTGCGCGTCGTCGGACAGATCCCGATCTGCTGGGATCCCGACCGCGACGCCGCCGTGCGGCGTGCCCACGACCAGTTCCGGTGGTTCGGCGGGGGGTGGGCGGTCAACTCCGACCTGCCGACGACGGCCGGGTTCGACGGGGCAACGCAGTTCGTGCGCCCCGAGGACGTCGCCGAATCGATCCCGTGCGGACCGGATCTGGACGCGATCGTCGACGCGGTAAGCAAGTACTGGCAGGCCGGGTTCACCGACATCGCGATGGTGCAGATCGGCGACGAGAACCAGGATCTGTTCCTCAAGGAGGCCGCCGGCCCGCTGCTGGAAAAAGTGCGATCCGCATCGGGGTGA
- a CDS encoding manganese catalase family protein produces the protein MFVHNKDLQFEVRVEKPDPRFATLLQEQFGGANGELKAAMQYFTQAFVLRQKNPKMYDLFMDIATEEFSHLEMVGSMITMLLDGLNDDLKMANERCDWMPAVASRDGRDEIIHSVAVNPLFFTLSGGGPDVKDSAGVPWQGTFVNANGDPTVDLRSNLAAESRAKIVYEYLKQFTDDPGVQDTLTFLMSREVAHFQQFTAALNELPVNFPPGQLPGDDRFQNVAFNMSNGAGSVRGPWNEGQGPWPEGMKWDYVEKPEQQWLGTKKRENKGDQRCPDGQPAVQGEKPFTHEQHSATS, from the coding sequence ATGTTCGTGCACAACAAAGATCTCCAATTCGAGGTGCGGGTCGAGAAGCCCGACCCTCGGTTCGCGACCCTGCTTCAGGAGCAGTTCGGCGGCGCCAACGGCGAACTCAAGGCCGCGATGCAGTACTTCACGCAGGCGTTCGTGCTGCGCCAGAAGAACCCGAAGATGTACGACCTGTTCATGGACATCGCCACCGAGGAGTTCAGCCACCTGGAGATGGTCGGGTCGATGATCACGATGCTGCTCGACGGCCTCAACGACGACCTCAAGATGGCCAACGAGCGGTGCGACTGGATGCCCGCGGTGGCCAGCCGCGACGGCCGCGACGAGATCATCCACAGCGTCGCGGTCAACCCGCTGTTCTTCACGCTGTCCGGGGGTGGCCCGGACGTGAAGGACTCCGCGGGCGTGCCGTGGCAAGGCACCTTCGTCAACGCCAACGGCGACCCGACCGTCGACCTGCGCAGCAACCTGGCGGCCGAATCGCGCGCGAAGATCGTCTACGAGTACCTCAAGCAGTTCACCGACGACCCGGGCGTGCAGGACACCCTGACGTTCCTGATGAGCAGGGAGGTCGCTCACTTCCAGCAGTTCACCGCGGCGCTCAACGAGTTGCCGGTGAACTTCCCGCCCGGGCAGCTGCCCGGTGACGACCGGTTCCAGAACGTGGCGTTCAACATGTCCAACGGTGCCGGATCGGTGCGGGGACCGTGGAACGAGGGCCAGGGCCCGTGGCCCGAGGGCATGAAGTGGGATTACGTCGAAAAGCCCGAGCAGCAGTGGCTTGGCACCAAGAAGCGGGAGAACAAGGGCGACCAGCGGTGTCCCGACGGCCAACCCGCGGTGCAGGGCGAAAAGCCGTTCACCCACGAACAGCACAGTGCCACCAGCTGA
- a CDS encoding hemerythrin domain-containing protein translates to MDALKFLREDHKSVLGMLEVLDGAPTGDGAQRSGLQTMVTNLVIAESQHEAIEEQFFWPAVRDALEDGDELADEAISQEQAGKELLQRLEDGNPGEADYHDALQEFVKIGREHILFEQEVVWPKFEAAVSRKDREKLGDKLEAAKKVAPTRPHPDTPSNPLVQKTMGMGAAIVDHIRDAASGREAENPPDPQMK, encoded by the coding sequence ATGGACGCACTGAAGTTTCTGCGTGAAGACCACAAGAGCGTGCTCGGCATGCTGGAGGTGCTCGACGGGGCGCCCACCGGTGACGGCGCCCAGCGCAGCGGGCTGCAAACCATGGTGACCAACCTGGTGATCGCCGAGTCCCAGCACGAGGCGATCGAGGAGCAGTTCTTCTGGCCGGCGGTCCGCGACGCGCTCGAGGACGGCGACGAACTGGCCGACGAGGCGATCAGCCAGGAACAGGCCGGCAAGGAACTTCTGCAGCGTCTCGAAGACGGCAACCCCGGTGAGGCCGACTATCACGACGCGCTGCAGGAGTTCGTCAAGATCGGCCGCGAGCACATCCTGTTCGAGCAGGAGGTGGTGTGGCCGAAGTTCGAGGCCGCGGTCAGCCGCAAGGACCGCGAGAAGCTCGGTGACAAACTCGAGGCGGCCAAGAAGGTGGCGCCGACACGGCCCCACCCCGACACCCCGTCCAACCCGCTGGTGCAGAAGACCATGGGGATGGGCGCCGCGATCGTCGATCACATCCGTGACGCCGCCAGCGGCCGCGAAGCCGAGAATCCGCCCGACCCCCAGATGAAGTAG
- a CDS encoding phosphodiesterase, with protein MGTSDIAALPVRLGAALRGRRLFHPSGVRAEGLLERVAPDGEGLPMESCDVIGRVSKGVGSPGSLPDVAGLAWRMPPPQDLHGCTPWDVLLASTLAGSRVALAPILGWQGATFSSLMPLQYRGAAWWVRAKLATPLESGGLSLQTVRDQIDSDGMVFDIDQAPRSGQFQPLARLTLRHLDPSSDDIAFDPTMHSDPDVTLLPRWLGEFRRAAYRRSREGRDAQ; from the coding sequence GTGGGTACATCTGACATCGCTGCGCTGCCGGTCCGGCTCGGCGCGGCCCTTCGCGGTCGCCGGTTGTTTCACCCCAGCGGCGTGCGCGCCGAGGGGTTGCTCGAGCGGGTCGCGCCGGACGGCGAAGGGCTGCCGATGGAGTCGTGTGACGTGATCGGCCGGGTGTCGAAGGGCGTCGGTTCGCCGGGCTCGCTGCCGGATGTCGCCGGGCTGGCGTGGCGCATGCCGCCCCCGCAGGATCTGCACGGATGCACGCCATGGGACGTGCTGTTGGCGTCGACGCTCGCTGGCAGCCGCGTGGCGCTCGCCCCCATCCTCGGGTGGCAGGGCGCGACGTTCTCCAGCCTGATGCCGCTGCAATACCGCGGAGCCGCCTGGTGGGTGCGGGCCAAGCTGGCCACCCCGCTCGAATCCGGCGGCCTGTCGCTGCAGACCGTTCGCGACCAAATCGATTCCGATGGAATGGTTTTCGATATCGATCAGGCGCCGCGCTCCGGGCAGTTTCAACCGCTGGCGCGGCTGACGCTTCGCCATCTCGATCCGAGCAGCGATGACATCGCGTTCGACCCCACGATGCACAGCGACCCCGACGTCACGCTGCTTCCGCGATGGCTCGGTGAGTTTCGGCGCGCGGCCTATCGACGCAGCCGTGAAGGCCGCGACGCGCAGTGA
- a CDS encoding HemK2/MTQ2 family protein methyltransferase yields MTTAYTDLSSPVAVEGVYAPQEDSQLLIDAMEKTGLAQGNRVADLCTGSGVAAIAAGEQDAKQVTAFDICPRAVYCARNNVATAGVDVAVHLGSWARAVEFGPYDLVICNPPYVPHDPSLDDALLSHIGPARAWDAGYDGRLVLDPLCAAVPALLADGGSFLVVQSEFASPRQTLGALAAAGMDAEIVAYQWIPFGPVLTARADWLEHTGRLEPGRREEELVVIRADKP; encoded by the coding sequence GTGACTACTGCCTACACCGACCTGAGTAGCCCGGTCGCAGTCGAGGGTGTGTATGCCCCGCAAGAAGACTCCCAGCTCCTCATCGATGCCATGGAGAAAACCGGTCTGGCACAGGGTAACCGGGTCGCCGACCTGTGCACCGGCTCCGGAGTGGCCGCCATCGCGGCCGGCGAGCAGGACGCCAAGCAGGTCACCGCGTTCGACATCTGTCCACGAGCGGTGTACTGCGCACGCAACAACGTGGCGACCGCGGGGGTCGACGTCGCCGTGCATCTGGGTTCGTGGGCGCGGGCCGTGGAGTTCGGACCCTATGACCTGGTGATCTGCAACCCCCCGTACGTGCCGCACGATCCCAGCCTCGACGACGCGCTGCTGTCGCACATCGGACCTGCCCGGGCATGGGATGCGGGATACGACGGCCGCCTGGTCCTGGACCCGCTGTGCGCGGCGGTGCCCGCGCTGCTTGCCGACGGCGGTTCGTTTCTGGTGGTGCAGTCGGAGTTCGCCAGCCCGCGCCAGACGCTGGGTGCCCTGGCAGCCGCCGGCATGGACGCGGAAATCGTTGCTTACCAATGGATTCCGTTCGGTCCGGTATTGACCGCGCGGGCCGACTGGCTGGAGCACACCGGTCGCCTCGAGCCGGGGCGCCGCGAAGAGGAGCTCGTCGTGATTCGGGCCGACAAGCCATGA
- a CDS encoding CDGSH iron-sulfur domain-containing protein, translating to MSDNQPRTVRIVPSGPVMVQGPVRIEMPDGSIVESDRFMVAICACKRSKDYPFCDTSHRCKRRAEATAKASDKRSA from the coding sequence ATGAGCGACAATCAGCCGCGCACGGTGCGGATCGTCCCGTCCGGACCGGTCATGGTGCAGGGTCCGGTGCGGATCGAGATGCCCGACGGCAGCATCGTGGAGTCCGACCGGTTCATGGTCGCGATCTGCGCGTGCAAGCGCAGCAAGGATTACCCGTTCTGCGATACCAGCCATCGGTGCAAACGGCGCGCCGAGGCGACCGCCAAGGCGTCAGACAAGCGGTCGGCGTAG
- a CDS encoding iron-containing redox enzyme family protein gives MNKAVTLSSTSSTSSTPSALVEPALPQAVGPLSATIIDLLRRDRPALHAHPIDVPVAEADPYGLDMQLALYICYELHYRGFAGVSPRWEWNPSLLHLRGRLEEIFLSAVRHDVGPISAEDTAAAEMDKLSVEPVDGEGPSYYLRDKGTWEQMQEYFVHRSVYHLKEADPHAWAIPRLAGHAKAAFVAVEFDEFGGGRGEHVHQQLYADLMDAAGLDSSYLGYLDSVSADALASVNLMSLFGLHRELRGATIGHFASTEITSSPGSRRLVQALERMGAPEPCVAFYQEHVVADAVHEQVVRTDVVGDLVAREPQLERDVVFGIRARDVVEERLAKHLMDCWTDNRSSLRRPLV, from the coding sequence ATGAACAAGGCCGTGACCCTGTCTTCTACGTCTTCTACGTCTTCTACGCCCTCGGCTCTCGTCGAACCCGCTTTGCCCCAGGCCGTCGGGCCGCTGTCCGCCACCATCATCGACCTGCTGCGCCGGGATCGCCCCGCGCTGCACGCCCACCCGATCGATGTTCCGGTGGCCGAGGCAGACCCCTACGGGCTGGACATGCAGCTGGCGCTCTACATCTGCTACGAGCTGCACTATCGCGGGTTCGCCGGGGTCAGCCCCCGCTGGGAGTGGAATCCCTCGCTGTTGCATCTGCGGGGCCGTCTCGAGGAGATCTTCCTCAGCGCGGTGCGCCACGATGTCGGTCCGATCTCCGCCGAGGACACCGCCGCAGCAGAGATGGACAAGCTGTCGGTCGAACCCGTCGACGGCGAGGGTCCGTCCTACTATCTGCGCGACAAGGGCACCTGGGAGCAGATGCAGGAGTACTTCGTGCATCGCTCGGTGTATCACCTCAAGGAAGCCGATCCGCACGCCTGGGCGATCCCCCGATTGGCGGGACACGCCAAGGCCGCGTTCGTCGCGGTCGAGTTCGACGAATTCGGTGGCGGCCGTGGCGAACACGTGCACCAGCAGCTGTACGCCGACCTCATGGACGCCGCGGGGCTGGATTCGTCCTACCTCGGCTACCTCGACTCGGTGTCGGCCGATGCGCTGGCCTCGGTCAACCTGATGTCGCTGTTCGGGTTGCACCGGGAGCTTCGCGGTGCCACGATCGGGCACTTCGCGTCGACGGAGATCACCTCCTCACCCGGTTCCCGCCGCCTGGTGCAGGCCCTCGAACGGATGGGCGCGCCGGAACCGTGCGTGGCGTTCTACCAGGAGCACGTCGTCGCCGACGCCGTCCACGAACAGGTCGTGCGCACCGACGTCGTCGGGGATCTGGTCGCGCGTGAACCGCAGTTGGAACGCGATGTGGTGTTCGGAATCCGGGCCCGCGACGTCGTGGAGGAGCGGCTGGCCAAGCACCTGATGGACTGCTGGACCGACAACCGCTCGTCGCTACGCCGACCGCTTGTCTGA
- a CDS encoding mycofactocin-coupled SDR family oxidoreductase has protein sequence MGKLDGKVAFITGAARGQGRAHAVRLAEEGADVIAVDVCAQYPTVAYPMSTPEDLDETVGQVESLGRRIVAHVVDVSDVAALQKAFDDGVAALGGVDIVVANAGIGPGSMASDDEQWDDVVNVNLKGVWNTLRVAVPTLLAQDRGGSIILTSSTGGLIGAPVVSGGMLGYTAAKHGVVGLMRAYANYLAPHYIRVNSVAPTTVATPMSNNGDLSVLKKYEPAFARVLENAMPVDCVEARDVANAVAWLASDDARYVTGTVVPVDAGMLNKR, from the coding sequence ATGGGCAAACTGGACGGCAAGGTCGCTTTCATCACGGGGGCCGCGCGTGGCCAGGGCCGCGCGCACGCGGTCCGCCTCGCCGAGGAGGGCGCCGACGTCATCGCCGTCGACGTATGCGCGCAATACCCCACGGTGGCCTATCCGATGTCGACGCCGGAGGACCTGGACGAGACCGTGGGGCAGGTCGAGTCCCTGGGCCGACGCATCGTGGCTCATGTGGTTGACGTCAGTGACGTCGCGGCGCTTCAGAAGGCCTTCGACGACGGCGTGGCCGCACTGGGCGGGGTGGACATCGTGGTGGCCAACGCCGGTATCGGCCCGGGCAGCATGGCCTCCGACGACGAGCAGTGGGACGACGTCGTCAACGTCAACCTCAAGGGGGTGTGGAACACGCTGCGGGTCGCCGTGCCGACGCTGCTCGCGCAGGACCGCGGCGGCTCGATCATCCTGACCAGCTCGACCGGCGGCCTCATCGGCGCCCCGGTGGTCTCCGGCGGGATGCTCGGTTACACCGCCGCCAAGCACGGCGTCGTCGGCCTGATGCGCGCATACGCCAATTACCTTGCCCCGCACTACATCCGCGTCAACAGCGTGGCACCGACCACCGTCGCGACACCGATGTCGAACAACGGTGATCTCAGCGTGCTCAAGAAGTACGAGCCCGCCTTCGCCCGCGTGCTGGAGAACGCGATGCCGGTCGACTGTGTCGAGGCGCGCGACGTCGCCAATGCGGTTGCGTGGCTGGCCTCCGACGACGCCCGCTACGTGACCGGCACCGTCGTGCCCGTCGACGCCGGCATGCTCAACAAGCGCTGA
- the cds1 gene encoding L-cysteine desulfhydrase Cds1 — MRSAVATRGHSRAWVDNAVRLIEADARRSADTHLLRYPLPSSWADRCDVQLYLKDESTHITGSLKHRLARSLFLYGLCNGWIHENTTVIEASSGSTAVSEAYFAALLGLPFIAVMPQTTSASKIALIESQGGRCHFVAESSQMYEEAERLAAETGGHFIDQFTNAERATDWRGNNNIAESIFEQMRDEAHPIPDWIVVGAGTGGTSATIGRFIRYRRHATRLCVVDPENSAFYPSYVQRRDVVTGMSSRIEGIGRPRVEPSFLPDVVDRMVQVPDAASVAAARHASAVLGRRVGPSTGTNLWGAFGLLAEMLADGRRGSVVTLLADSGDRYADTYFCDEWLTSQGLESAEAASVLSEFERSGRWP; from the coding sequence TTGCGCAGCGCCGTCGCCACCCGGGGCCATTCACGCGCGTGGGTCGACAACGCGGTGCGGCTAATCGAGGCCGACGCCCGGCGCAGCGCCGACACCCATTTGCTGCGCTATCCGCTGCCGTCGTCGTGGGCGGACCGCTGCGACGTGCAGCTGTACCTCAAGGACGAGTCCACCCACATCACCGGGAGCCTCAAACACCGGCTGGCGCGGTCGTTGTTCCTCTACGGGCTGTGCAACGGCTGGATCCACGAGAACACCACGGTCATCGAGGCGTCCTCGGGTTCGACGGCGGTGTCGGAGGCCTACTTCGCGGCGCTGCTGGGGCTGCCGTTCATCGCGGTGATGCCGCAGACCACCAGCGCCAGCAAGATCGCGCTCATCGAATCACAAGGCGGCCGTTGCCATTTCGTGGCCGAATCGTCCCAGATGTATGAGGAGGCCGAGCGGCTCGCCGCGGAGACGGGCGGTCATTTCATCGACCAGTTCACCAACGCCGAGCGGGCCACCGACTGGCGCGGCAACAACAACATCGCCGAGTCGATCTTCGAGCAGATGCGCGACGAAGCGCATCCGATCCCGGACTGGATCGTCGTCGGCGCGGGCACCGGCGGCACCAGCGCGACGATCGGCCGGTTCATCCGTTACCGCCGGCACGCCACCAGGCTGTGCGTGGTGGACCCGGAGAACTCGGCGTTCTATCCGTCGTACGTGCAGCGCCGCGACGTGGTGACCGGGATGTCGTCACGCATCGAGGGCATCGGCAGGCCGCGGGTGGAGCCGTCGTTTCTGCCCGACGTGGTCGATCGGATGGTCCAGGTTCCCGACGCCGCATCGGTGGCCGCCGCGCGCCACGCCAGCGCCGTGCTGGGCCGGCGGGTGGGCCCGTCGACGGGCACGAATCTGTGGGGCGCGTTCGGGTTGCTGGCGGAGATGCTGGCCGACGGCCGTCGCGGTTCGGTGGTGACGTTGCTGGCCGACAGCGGCGACCGCTATGCCGACACCTACTTCTGCGACGAGTGGCTCACCAGCCAGGGGCTGGAGTCCGCTGAGGCCGCGTCGGTGCTTTCCGAGTTCGAGCGCTCGGGTCGCTGGCCCTGA
- a CDS encoding metallophosphoesterase has product MPARSSRSTTRSSPSTLKSAAAVSAGALAAGIAYGSIIERNAFVLREVTMPVLSPGTSPLRVLHISDIHMRPGQRRKQAWLRELVALEPDLVVNTGDNLAHPKAVPAVVQSLTELLAIPGVFIFGSNDYFGPRPKNPLNYLANPGHRVHGEPLPWQDLRAAFTERGWLDLTHNRREFTVNGLRIAAAGVDDPHLSRDRYDTIAGPAPAAADLKLGLTHSPEPRVLDRFAADGYQLVMAGHTHGGQLCLPFYGALVTNCGLDRSRAKGPSRWGAHMQLHVSAGIGTSPYAPLRFCCRPDATLLTLVPAPTGGRDVGTRVGQSHPSVSVR; this is encoded by the coding sequence ATGCCTGCGCGTTCATCCCGTTCGACGACCCGGTCGTCGCCGTCGACCCTGAAAAGCGCCGCCGCGGTCAGCGCGGGTGCGCTGGCCGCCGGCATCGCCTACGGCTCGATCATCGAGCGCAACGCCTTCGTGCTGCGCGAGGTCACGATGCCGGTGCTGTCCCCGGGGACCTCGCCGCTGAGGGTGCTGCACATCAGCGACATTCACATGCGGCCCGGTCAGCGGCGCAAGCAGGCGTGGCTGCGTGAGCTGGTGGCGCTCGAACCCGACCTGGTGGTCAACACCGGCGACAACCTGGCCCACCCGAAGGCCGTGCCCGCCGTGGTGCAGTCGTTGACGGAACTGCTCGCGATTCCGGGCGTGTTCATCTTCGGCAGCAACGACTACTTCGGTCCGCGCCCGAAGAACCCGCTGAACTACCTGGCCAATCCCGGCCACCGCGTGCACGGCGAACCGCTGCCGTGGCAGGACCTGCGGGCGGCGTTCACCGAGCGCGGTTGGCTGGACCTGACTCACAACCGTCGCGAGTTCACCGTCAACGGGTTGCGGATCGCGGCCGCCGGTGTGGATGACCCGCACCTGTCCCGGGACCGCTACGACACCATCGCCGGCCCGGCGCCCGCCGCGGCCGATCTCAAGCTCGGGCTGACACATTCACCCGAGCCGCGCGTGCTGGACCGCTTCGCTGCCGACGGCTACCAGCTGGTGATGGCCGGCCACACCCACGGCGGCCAGCTGTGCCTGCCGTTCTACGGCGCGCTGGTCACCAACTGCGGCCTGGACCGATCGCGGGCCAAGGGCCCGTCGCGGTGGGGCGCCCACATGCAGCTGCACGTGTCGGCAGGCATCGGCACGTCGCCGTATGCGCCGCTGCGGTTCTGCTGCCGCCCGGACGCCACGCTGTTGACGCTGGTGCCCGCGCCGACGGGCGGGCGCGACGTTGGCACCCGGGTGGGTCAGTCTCATCCGAGCGTGTCCGTGCGGTAA
- the ponA2 gene encoding transglycosylase/D,D-transpeptidase PonA2 gives MPESQPPRPPTTVTVVKLAWCCLLASVLAAALMFPLVGGAGLISNRASDVVANGSAQLVEGEVPQVSTMVDAKGNVIAWLYSQRRFEVPSEDIANTMKLAIVSIEDKRFAEHNGVDWQGTLTGLSGYLSGNLDTRGGSTIEQQYVKNYQLLVIAQTEAERRAAVETTPARKLREIRMALTLDKTFTKPEILTRYLNLVSFGNGAFGVQDAAQTYFGVDASELNWEQAALLAGLVQSTSTLNPYTNPDGALARRNVVLDTMIENLPEEAAALRAAKEKPLGILPQPKELPRGCIAAGDRAFFCDYALEYLARAGISKEQVAKGGYLIKTTLDPDVQASVKSAVNQFADAERDGVASVMSVIRPGKESHPVLAMASSRTYGLNSDAEETMQPQPFSLVGDGAGSIFKVFTVAAAMEMGMGINAQLDAPARFQAKGLGSGGARGCPPATWCVENAGNYRGSMNVTDALATSPNTAFAKLISQIGVPRAVDMAVKLGLRSYALPGTARDYDPESNESLADFVKRQNIGSFTLGPIEVNPLELANVAATLGSGGMWCPPNPIAEVIDRHGEQVSVTTETCEQVVPEGLANTLANALSKDDKGAGTAAGAAGSVGWDLPMSGKTGTTEAHRSSGFLGFTNQLAGASYIYDDSASPGSLCSFPLRKCGGNGNLYGGNEPARTWFAAMKPIATAFGEVNLPPTDPRFVDGAPGSKVPSVAGLTQETARQRLRDAGFQVANDATPVNSSSSYGTVVGTSPSGQTVPGSIITLQISNGIPPAPPPPPEAPPGVPGLPVPVGETVVQIPGLPPITVPVLGPPPPPPPPPG, from the coding sequence ATGCCAGAGAGTCAGCCGCCGCGACCGCCGACAACGGTCACGGTCGTCAAGCTGGCCTGGTGTTGCCTGCTGGCCAGTGTGCTGGCCGCGGCGTTGATGTTTCCCTTGGTGGGTGGTGCCGGCCTGATCTCCAACCGGGCCTCCGATGTGGTCGCCAACGGGTCCGCGCAGTTGGTCGAGGGCGAGGTGCCGCAGGTCTCGACGATGGTAGACGCCAAGGGCAACGTCATCGCGTGGCTGTATTCCCAGCGTCGGTTCGAGGTGCCCAGCGAGGACATCGCCAACACGATGAAGCTGGCGATCGTGTCCATCGAGGACAAGCGGTTTGCCGAGCACAATGGCGTGGACTGGCAGGGCACGCTGACGGGCCTTTCCGGCTACCTGTCCGGCAACCTCGACACCCGCGGTGGCTCCACCATCGAGCAGCAGTACGTCAAGAACTACCAGTTGCTGGTCATCGCGCAGACCGAGGCCGAACGGCGCGCGGCCGTCGAGACCACGCCGGCGCGCAAGCTGCGCGAGATCCGGATGGCGCTGACCCTGGACAAGACGTTCACCAAGCCCGAGATCTTGACCCGCTACCTGAACCTGGTGTCGTTCGGCAACGGCGCGTTCGGGGTGCAGGACGCCGCGCAGACCTACTTCGGCGTCGACGCCTCCGAACTCAACTGGGAGCAGGCGGCGCTGCTGGCCGGGCTGGTGCAGTCCACCAGCACCCTGAACCCCTACACCAACCCCGACGGTGCGCTGGCGCGCCGCAACGTCGTGCTCGACACGATGATCGAGAACCTGCCCGAGGAGGCCGCCGCGCTGCGCGCAGCCAAGGAGAAACCCCTCGGGATCCTGCCCCAGCCCAAAGAACTGCCGCGCGGCTGCATCGCCGCCGGTGACCGGGCTTTTTTCTGCGACTACGCCCTGGAGTACCTGGCCCGCGCGGGCATCAGCAAGGAACAGGTCGCCAAGGGCGGCTACCTGATCAAGACCACCCTGGATCCCGACGTGCAGGCGTCGGTCAAGTCGGCGGTCAACCAGTTCGCCGACGCCGAGCGCGACGGTGTGGCCAGCGTGATGAGCGTGATAAGGCCGGGCAAGGAGTCCCATCCGGTGCTGGCGATGGCCAGCAGCCGCACCTATGGCCTGAACTCCGATGCCGAAGAGACCATGCAGCCGCAGCCGTTCTCGCTCGTCGGCGACGGCGCCGGGTCGATCTTCAAGGTCTTCACCGTCGCCGCCGCGATGGAGATGGGCATGGGCATCAACGCGCAGCTGGACGCCCCGGCCCGGTTCCAGGCCAAGGGTTTGGGCAGCGGCGGCGCGAGGGGCTGCCCGCCCGCGACGTGGTGCGTGGAGAACGCGGGCAACTACCGCGGCAGCATGAACGTGACCGACGCCTTGGCAACCTCCCCCAACACCGCGTTCGCCAAGCTGATTTCGCAGATCGGCGTGCCGCGCGCGGTCGACATGGCCGTCAAGCTGGGCCTGCGGTCCTACGCGTTGCCCGGCACCGCGCGTGATTATGACCCCGAGAGCAACGAGAGCCTCGCCGACTTCGTCAAGCGCCAGAACATCGGCTCGTTCACGCTGGGACCCATCGAGGTCAACCCGCTCGAGCTGGCCAACGTCGCCGCCACCCTGGGCTCCGGCGGGATGTGGTGTCCGCCCAACCCGATCGCCGAGGTCATCGACCGGCACGGCGAGCAGGTGTCGGTGACCACCGAGACGTGTGAGCAGGTGGTGCCCGAGGGGCTGGCCAACACGCTGGCCAACGCGCTGAGCAAGGACGACAAGGGGGCTGGCACCGCCGCGGGTGCAGCGGGCTCGGTGGGCTGGGACCTGCCGATGTCGGGTAAGACCGGCACCACCGAGGCGCACCGCTCGTCGGGCTTCCTCGGCTTCACCAACCAGCTGGCTGGCGCCAGCTACATCTACGACGACTCGGCGTCGCCGGGATCGCTGTGTTCGTTCCCGCTCCGCAAGTGCGGCGGCAACGGCAACCTGTACGGCGGCAACGAGCCCGCCAGGACCTGGTTCGCGGCGATGAAGCCGATCGCCACCGCCTTCGGCGAGGTCAACCTGCCGCCGACCGATCCGCGTTTCGTCGACGGCGCGCCCGGTTCGAAGGTGCCGAGCGTGGCCGGGCTGACGCAGGAGACCGCTCGGCAGCGGCTGCGCGACGCGGGCTTTCAGGTCGCCAACGACGCCACGCCGGTGAACAGCTCGTCGTCGTACGGCACGGTGGTCGGTACGTCGCCGAGCGGGCAGACGGTGCCGGGCTCGATCATCACGTTGCAGATCTCCAACGGCATTCCTCCGGCCCCGCCGCCCCCGCCGGAGGCTCCGCCGGGGGTTCCGGGGCTGCCGGTCCCGGTCGGCGAGACTGTCGTGCAGATCCCGGGCCTGCCGCCGATCACGGTTCCGGTGCTCGGGCCGCCGCCTCCGCCGCCCCCGCCGCCGGGCTGA